The sequence below is a genomic window from Mercenaria mercenaria strain notata chromosome 14, MADL_Memer_1, whole genome shotgun sequence.
gcagtaattaaaaaaattacctTTGTGTTGGTTTATAaaaattattgttgttgatgaaaacaaacaaaattacttACTTTTTAAATCAGGAAAAGCTTCTCCTATACTGATTTGAACTTATACAGAAATAAACgattaaatattttactatacATTACAATGGCATTTTTGAGAAGGGAATTGTTCATTTGATATGCCAGGAAATCGGAAGAACAACTTTATAATTGGTCAGAAAAGATTAACGACTGGATTATGAGGAATTTTATATCTATATGCTGGAATATATCGGGTATAGATACAAATGCGTAAGAAGTAAAACCAAAGATAACAGAACCTATGCGCCATTTGCATCTTCTGCCATTTTAAATCTATATCGCCTATTCCAGTCTTTAAGTGATATCAGCTAAAAgttcaagtacatgtatatataaatttaattacagAAAATGGTTGCAAACGTAATACTCTCTCTGTTGTTTGATTGTTTCTTTTCCTAACGTCTTTAAATGCAACCCAGTTTCAATTTACATTAAGTACAAATACTTCTCTGACTTTGTTACTTGATGTTTGACTAAATAAATACACATGCATATTAAATGGTTCTCTTCTAATGGTTTAATGTTACATGCATAATAAGATATAGCCCGAttccatttatattcaaaatttacagaagtaGCTAGAGTTGAAACAAATACTCATTTTGAGCAGGTCTATGATTAGTTACAGTACTTTATTCTGCTCCAACAGTCTGATAACAATATCATATACCAAACGTACCAAACAGTTCCATCTATGTAACATACCGTAATATTACTTTCAAAATACGAGTAGAGACACCTGTGCATGTTTTTGGAACAAAACGTAGACAAAATTGTGCACAGATCATCAATATATAGTACATGTTTCCCAGGTAGCCGTCTAAAGTTCCTGCACtgttttacaaattaatattttacattaatgTTCATTTACTGAACATTTGAGAACTGTCTTCATTTCTTGTTGAAAAGCTTgattgaaaaatgcatatattaCAGGATTTGCAAcattataaatgaaataagtGTAAAACACAATCATATTCGGAGGAATTAATTTCGTTGCCATTAACCAAGCAGGCAGAAACGCAATTATGAATACGATAGTTACTATAAAAAGAATTCCAGCGGTTTTGATATTTGCAAGTCTATGTTTTTCTCTGACCGATTTTCTCGTGTCTTTCCTGCAAATATTGTACGTTGTAACCTTGAAATTTTCCTTTTGAGCAACTGTACCATTTTCTACGTCTGTAACAACTATTCGCTTATTAATATTTTTCGTATTGTCATCTTTTTTCCCTAGACTTTTCAGGAACCGCCTATTTCGTTTTCGTCGTTTTCTTGTCTTTTTATTATCAGTCTcaggtaaattcaaattatttggtgttattttaattttagatgTTGCGCCATCAGCAGACGAACTATTTTCACTTTCTTCTTTGATAATCTCGTTTGAGAGATTCTTGTTGTTAAATGTTAGACTCTTACTGCTTTCTTTTCTAATAATTTGTTCAGTTTCTATCTGATTCTCCATGTTACAATGTCCAAGTGTCGAAGTCTGACAAGTTGCTGTAGACATTGGCTCAAGCGAGGAGTCAGAGCCGGTCATTTTACTTTCCTTCTGTTGATTGTTTAAATTTGTATTAGGAGTAGTCATCTGTATCTGTTCGGGAACATGTTCTTGGCGAGGGAACATACAGGTAAATAAGGCGGACTTCTTTCCATTTGAATATTTATAAGTTAAGGACGACTGTAATTTCTTTGATCTCCTCACTAGAATAGATCTGTATATCAAAGCgtacaaaatgaaaacagttataaAGGCAATCAGGAACAAGGATGCGTAAACTGTTTGGTAAACTCTCCTAAATTCTTTGCTGAGAATAATTTCATTTGGATAGCAAAACCCGGTGAAAACAAAATCAGTTTCGCTAAAGGTGGTATTTAGATACTCATTATTTCCAGCGACCTCGCTAAATTGGCACTTTTTGTACTTGATAACTGTTCCTTTATTTCCAGAGGAACAATTTTGCGTGCCTTGTAAATTGTCAATTTGAAGGGTTATTGATGAATTAAACTCTGATCCAATCGCTTGGGATGAGTTATTAGCTTGCTCAGATGTGATGTTTTTATAGACAGTAGGTTTTCTATGGTAAACACCGTATGCCAGGCTTGTTATTAATCCGAGCGTTAGGGAGAATGCCAGCAGAGACATGATAATCCGCTTTGCAAATCGAATGTCAAGAAATTTCATCCAAGGTCTGCAGATGCAGAAGTATCTATCAAAAGCAATAGCAACCATAATAAAGGCGCTAAAAGGCACGTGGGATGTAATGAAGAACTGATAAACCTTGCACATTACATCACTGTTAATTCGTTTATACATAAATTCCACGACAATTGTAAAT
It includes:
- the LOC123526610 gene encoding uncharacterized protein LOC123526610, with the translated sequence MLEEVVMHNETKNGEHLFENAKDFPAIIVITCMLSCFSVVGTTGNAFVLYVFSRKKDKNTSTIFILALASIDFVTCLFLIPFTIVVEFMYKRINSDVMCKVYQFFITSHVPFSAFIMVAIAFDRYFCICRPWMKFLDIRFAKRIIMSLLAFSLTLGLITSLAYGVYHRKPTVYKNITSEQANNSSQAIGSEFNSSITLQIDNLQGTQNCSSGNKGTVIKYKKCQFSEVAGNNEYLNTTFSETDFVFTGFCYPNEIILSKEFRRVYQTVYASLFLIAFITVFILYALIYRSILVRRSKKLQSSLTYKYSNGKKSALFTCMFPRQEHVPEQIQMTTPNTNLNNQQKESKMTGSDSSLEPMSTATCQTSTLGHCNMENQIETEQIIRKESSKSLTFNNKNLSNEIIKEESENSSSADGATSKIKITPNNLNLPETDNKKTRKRRKRNRRFLKSLGKKDDNTKNINKRIVVTDVENGTVAQKENFKVTTYNICRKDTRKSVREKHRLANIKTAGILFIVTIVFIIAFLPAWLMATKLIPPNMIVFYTYFIYNVANPVIYAFFNQAFQQEMKTVLKCSVNEH